The following proteins come from a genomic window of Sphingobium cloacae:
- the trxB gene encoding thioredoxin-disulfide reductase: MTATHSTRMLILGSGPAGLSAAIYGARAGLAPIVVQGMQPGGQLTITTDVENYPGFRDVIQGPWLMEQMQAQAEHVGAQMVYDMIVDVDLSQRPFRLTGDSGTIYVADSLVICTGAQAKWLGAEGEQLLQGKGVSACATCDGFFYRGKKVVVIGGGNTAVEEALYLTNHSHDVTLIHRRDSLRAEKILQERLFAHPNIKVVWNQKIARFVGGGDPEGLVGVDLIDTVTGKASHIEADGAFVAIGHQPATELFAGKLPMDEGYLLVEKGTTRTAVPGVFAAGDVTDKIYRQAVTAAGMGCMAALDVEKFLAEADFEALAAE; encoded by the coding sequence ATGACCGCTACCCATTCCACCCGCATGCTCATCCTCGGTTCCGGCCCGGCCGGCCTGTCCGCCGCCATTTACGGCGCACGCGCGGGGCTGGCGCCGATCGTGGTGCAGGGGATGCAGCCGGGCGGGCAGCTGACCATCACGACGGACGTGGAGAATTATCCGGGCTTCAGGGACGTGATCCAGGGGCCGTGGCTGATGGAGCAGATGCAGGCGCAGGCCGAGCATGTCGGCGCGCAGATGGTCTATGACATGATCGTGGACGTCGACCTTTCGCAGCGGCCCTTCCGCCTGACGGGCGACAGCGGCACCATCTATGTCGCCGACAGCCTGGTGATCTGCACTGGCGCGCAGGCCAAATGGCTGGGCGCGGAGGGCGAGCAGCTGCTTCAGGGCAAGGGCGTGTCCGCCTGCGCCACCTGCGACGGTTTTTTCTATCGCGGCAAGAAGGTGGTCGTGATCGGCGGCGGCAACACGGCGGTGGAGGAAGCGCTCTACCTCACCAACCACAGCCATGACGTGACGCTGATCCATCGGCGCGATTCGCTGCGGGCGGAGAAGATCCTGCAGGAACGCCTGTTCGCGCATCCGAACATCAAGGTGGTCTGGAACCAGAAGATCGCGCGTTTCGTGGGCGGCGGCGATCCCGAAGGGCTGGTCGGCGTCGACCTGATCGACACGGTGACGGGCAAGGCCAGCCATATCGAGGCGGACGGCGCGTTCGTCGCCATCGGGCACCAGCCCGCGACGGAATTGTTCGCAGGCAAGCTGCCGATGGACGAAGGCTATCTGCTGGTGGAAAAGGGCACGACCCGCACCGCCGTCCCGGGCGTGTTCGCGGCGGGCGACGTCACCGACAAGATCTACCGCCAGGCGGTAACGGCGGCGGGCATGGGATGCATGGCCGCGCTGGACGTCGAGAAATTCCTCGCCGAAGCGGATTTCGAGGCGCTGGCGGCGGAGTAG
- a CDS encoding DUF2285 domain-containing protein, with protein sequence MANLIDGQERLDWRNPASYRPLLDLDRSGWAWEFLRRNPDYRKAVQSLPKPTQERWLMPPLSLISAVGISPEWGCPFAAPPDNDALAAPPFWLASVDPSVLPVAVISPHHTEDAFDVMDLGQVVTVFRDRGGTEHVQIGRPPRPIRLHVETGTVLRGPVALHASLAGCAVQSRLRTLRRLLDLQRRGRQCADHDGPDARGARLAFILQVLDGHDAGASQREIGIALFGKDRVREDWNGYSDYLRSRICRAIKAGQALRDRGYRNLLRGLPSRPAAANDNDVP encoded by the coding sequence ATGGCAAATCTCATCGACGGGCAGGAACGTCTCGATTGGCGCAATCCCGCCAGTTATCGCCCGCTTCTCGATCTCGACCGTTCGGGCTGGGCATGGGAATTCCTGCGCCGCAATCCCGACTATCGGAAAGCGGTGCAAAGCCTTCCCAAGCCCACACAGGAGCGATGGCTGATGCCGCCGCTGTCGCTGATTTCCGCTGTTGGCATTTCGCCGGAGTGGGGATGCCCATTCGCCGCTCCGCCCGATAACGACGCCTTGGCCGCGCCGCCATTCTGGCTTGCATCCGTCGATCCTTCCGTCCTGCCGGTGGCGGTTATTTCGCCGCATCATACGGAGGATGCGTTTGACGTTATGGACCTTGGGCAAGTCGTCACGGTGTTCCGCGACAGAGGCGGGACGGAGCATGTGCAGATCGGCCGCCCGCCACGTCCCATCCGGCTCCATGTCGAAACGGGAACGGTGTTGCGGGGGCCGGTGGCGCTTCATGCTTCGTTGGCCGGATGCGCCGTGCAATCCCGGTTGCGGACGCTGCGCCGTCTGCTCGATCTGCAACGGCGGGGAAGGCAATGTGCGGACCATGACGGTCCCGATGCGCGCGGGGCCAGGCTGGCGTTCATCCTGCAAGTGCTGGATGGCCATGACGCCGGAGCATCCCAGCGGGAGATCGGCATTGCGCTGTTCGGAAAGGATCGCGTCCGGGAGGACTGGAACGGCTATTCGGACTATCTCCGCAGCCGGATATGCCGCGCCATCAAGGCGGGGCAAGCCTTGCGCGATCGCGGTTATCGCAATCTGCTTCGCGGCCTTCCATCTCGTCCAGCAGCCGCGAACGACAATGATGTGCCGTGA
- a CDS encoding alpha-E domain-containing protein has product MLSRTAENLFWMARYMERAEATARLLTMGQRMTILPGAHHRDEWRSVVRAAGCEEQFPTGTPVTESDVVSYLMLDPDNPSSIRSCLLKARANAKSARTMLTQDMWESLNEGWRKLDSYDVAEARQQLPALIDWVKTRVMTFRGATDAGQLRNEGHDFLRAGGALERAQMTLRLLDVKYYVLLPETEVIGGNRDHYQWTSVLYALSGARAYHHVYGGTYTPWQITDFLMLNRLFPRSVAFCADQLAYRLNRLAGWHDSRGPCHDTVQEMVADLEELDSGEIFRRGLHETVQMSLKMTNRLGFEIAQTYYFG; this is encoded by the coding sequence ATGCTGAGCCGGACCGCTGAAAATCTCTTCTGGATGGCCCGCTACATGGAGCGGGCGGAGGCCACCGCGCGGCTGCTCACCATGGGGCAGCGCATGACGATCCTGCCCGGCGCGCATCATCGCGACGAGTGGCGATCGGTCGTCCGCGCGGCGGGGTGCGAGGAGCAGTTTCCGACTGGGACGCCGGTCACGGAAAGCGATGTCGTATCCTATCTGATGCTGGACCCGGACAATCCGTCCTCCATCCGATCCTGCCTGCTCAAGGCGCGCGCCAACGCCAAGTCAGCGCGCACCATGTTGACGCAGGACATGTGGGAATCGCTCAACGAAGGATGGCGCAAGCTCGACAGCTATGACGTGGCGGAGGCGCGGCAGCAGCTTCCCGCGCTGATCGACTGGGTGAAGACGCGGGTGATGACGTTCCGGGGCGCGACGGACGCGGGGCAGCTTCGCAACGAGGGGCATGACTTCCTGCGCGCGGGCGGGGCGCTGGAGCGAGCGCAGATGACGTTGCGGCTGCTGGACGTCAAATATTATGTGCTGCTCCCCGAAACGGAGGTGATCGGCGGCAATCGGGATCATTATCAGTGGACTTCGGTGCTCTATGCCCTGTCGGGCGCGCGGGCCTATCATCATGTCTATGGCGGCACCTACACGCCGTGGCAGATCACCGATTTCCTGATGCTCAATCGCCTGTTCCCGCGCAGCGTCGCCTTTTGCGCCGACCAGTTGGCCTATCGGCTCAATCGGCTCGCAGGCTGGCATGATTCGCGCGGCCCTTGTCATGATACGGTGCAGGAGATGGTCGCCGATCTGGAAGAGCTGGACAGTGGAGAGATTTTCCGCCGGGGCCTGCATGAAACGGTGCAGATGAGCCTGAAGATGACCAACCGGCTGGGCTTCGAGATCGCCCAGACCTATTATTTCGGCTAG
- a CDS encoding peptidase, producing the protein MTYCVAVRVDQGLVMLSDTRTNAGMDNIARFRKTFTYVNPGERAIALLCSGNLSITQGVKSMLGRAIKDSALDPDVETILNCPTMHRVAQIVGEAMCAMQGQYRSTIEMQGSAADASILIAGQRRGGKPRLYLVYSAGNFIEATEDTPFFQIGEHKYGKPILDRIIQRETSLEEAVKAVLVSMDSTLRSNLSVGMPLDLAVIERDAFDFRVRTRIEADDEQFATLSQSWSAALRKGFEDLPDVLG; encoded by the coding sequence ATGACATATTGTGTGGCGGTGCGCGTCGATCAGGGACTGGTCATGCTGTCCGACACCCGTACCAATGCGGGCATGGACAATATCGCGCGCTTCCGGAAGACCTTCACCTATGTGAACCCGGGCGAGCGGGCCATCGCGTTGCTCTGCTCAGGCAATCTGTCGATCACGCAGGGCGTCAAGTCGATGCTGGGCCGCGCGATCAAGGATTCGGCGCTCGACCCCGATGTGGAGACCATCCTCAACTGCCCGACCATGCATCGCGTGGCGCAGATCGTGGGGGAGGCCATGTGCGCCATGCAGGGCCAGTATCGCAGCACGATCGAGATGCAGGGATCGGCGGCCGACGCCTCCATCCTGATCGCGGGCCAGCGCCGTGGCGGCAAGCCGCGCCTCTACCTCGTCTATTCCGCCGGGAACTTCATCGAGGCGACGGAGGACACGCCCTTCTTCCAGATCGGCGAGCATAAATATGGCAAGCCGATCCTCGACCGCATCATCCAGCGGGAAACGAGCCTGGAGGAGGCGGTGAAGGCGGTGCTGGTGTCGATGGATTCGACGTTGCGATCCAATCTTTCGGTGGGGATGCCCCTCGACCTTGCGGTGATCGAACGGGATGCGTTCGACTTCCGCGTCCGCACCCGGATCGAGGCGGACGACGAGCAGTTCGCCACCCTGTCCCAAAGCTGGTCCGCCGCGCTGCGGAAAGGCTTCGAAGACCTGCCCGACGTGCTGGGCTGA
- a CDS encoding circularly permuted type 2 ATP-grasp protein, with the protein MPFHEMFEPDGSVRACYDEVQKWVERTGIAGLNRRMEEAEAIFRRIGITFAVYGEGGDPERLIPFDLLPRIFTAQEWRVLDRGIKQRARALNAFLLDIYHRGEIIKAGIIPAEIIYRNRAYLAEMVGFTPPGRVYSHIVGIDIVRTGPTRFEVLEDNCRTPSGVSYMLENREIMTRMFPELFAQGLVAPVDDYPAQLLKSLKEVAPPACKGDPVVVVLTPGSLNSAYYEHSFLADLMGVELVEPADLFVDEGRVWMKTTLGPKAVDVIYRRIDDEYLDPLTFRPDSLLGIPGIFHVYRNGGVTLASAPGAGIADDKAVYIYVPEMIRFYLGEQPILDNIQTWQCSKPDECAYVLEHLHELVAKEVHGSGGYGMLIGPKSSTAEVEAYADRIRVHPGEFIAQPTLDLSTVPTLGPAAVVGRHADFRPYCLVGQQIRLVPGGLTRVALTEGSLVVNSSQGGGVKDTWILQD; encoded by the coding sequence TTGCCCTTCCATGAAATGTTTGAGCCTGATGGTTCCGTCCGCGCCTGTTATGACGAAGTGCAGAAATGGGTGGAACGGACCGGCATAGCCGGGCTCAATCGTCGCATGGAGGAGGCTGAGGCGATCTTCCGCCGCATCGGCATCACCTTCGCCGTTTATGGGGAAGGGGGCGACCCGGAAAGACTGATCCCCTTCGACCTGCTGCCCCGCATCTTCACCGCGCAGGAATGGCGGGTGCTGGATCGGGGCATCAAGCAGCGGGCGCGGGCCTTGAACGCTTTCCTGCTCGATATCTATCACCGGGGGGAGATCATCAAGGCTGGGATCATTCCCGCCGAGATCATATACCGCAACAGGGCCTATCTGGCGGAGATGGTCGGCTTTACGCCGCCGGGCCGGGTCTACAGCCATATCGTCGGCATCGACATCGTGCGGACCGGCCCGACGCGCTTCGAGGTGCTGGAGGATAATTGCCGCACGCCCTCGGGCGTCTCCTACATGCTGGAAAACCGGGAGATCATGACGCGCATGTTCCCCGAGCTTTTCGCGCAGGGGCTGGTCGCACCGGTGGACGATTATCCGGCCCAGCTTCTGAAGAGCCTGAAGGAAGTCGCCCCGCCTGCCTGCAAGGGCGATCCGGTGGTCGTGGTGCTGACGCCGGGATCGCTCAACAGCGCCTATTATGAGCACAGCTTCCTTGCCGACCTGATGGGCGTGGAACTGGTGGAGCCTGCCGACCTGTTCGTCGATGAAGGCCGCGTCTGGATGAAGACCACGCTGGGGCCGAAGGCGGTGGACGTGATCTATCGCCGGATCGACGACGAGTATCTCGACCCGCTGACCTTCCGGCCCGACAGCCTGCTTGGCATCCCCGGCATCTTCCATGTCTACCGCAACGGCGGCGTGACGCTGGCGTCGGCGCCCGGAGCGGGGATCGCGGACGACAAGGCTGTTTATATCTATGTGCCGGAAATGATCCGCTTCTATCTGGGCGAGCAGCCGATCCTCGACAATATCCAGACGTGGCAGTGTTCGAAGCCCGACGAGTGCGCCTATGTGCTGGAGCATCTGCATGAACTGGTGGCGAAGGAGGTGCATGGCTCGGGCGGTTACGGCATGTTGATCGGCCCCAAATCCTCCACTGCCGAAGTCGAGGCCTATGCCGACCGGATCAGGGTCCATCCCGGCGAGTTCATCGCCCAGCCGACGCTGGACCTGTCCACCGTCCCGACGCTTGGGCCTGCCGCCGTGGTGGGGCGTCATGCCGATTTCCGTCCCTATTGCCTCGTCGGTCAGCAGATCCGGCTGGTGCCCGGCGGCCTGACCCGCGTGGCGCTGACCGAAGGATCGCTGGTGGTGAATTCCAGCCAGGGCGGCGGGGTGAAGGACACCTGGATTTTGCAGGATTGA
- a CDS encoding transglutaminase family protein: MKLLVRHQTVYRYAGAAGRVAMRLKLMPVDTPQQKIWEWRVIVNGDPVTAFHPNSYGEKEAVWIRHDQLDHAVVVAEGLAETTETHGVLGWPTGQVDPRYFLRDTPLTRASDGIRALAMSVAEQGSPLDRLHALSASVRQAVSYRAGVTSTETSAAEAFALGAGVCQDHAQIFIAGARTLGMPARYVSGYLLAEEGDALHETHGWAEALVPDLGWVGFDPSNQVCVTDRYLRVASGLDADAAAPIRGSVTLTGDMWIDADVRIAQAEEGLEERQLQQQQQQGAPSSMPER, translated from the coding sequence ATGAAACTGCTCGTCCGGCATCAGACCGTCTATCGCTATGCCGGGGCGGCGGGGCGTGTCGCCATGCGGCTGAAGCTGATGCCGGTCGACACGCCGCAACAGAAGATATGGGAATGGCGCGTCATTGTGAACGGTGATCCGGTCACCGCTTTCCATCCCAACAGCTATGGCGAGAAGGAGGCGGTGTGGATCCGCCATGACCAGCTCGACCATGCGGTCGTCGTGGCGGAAGGGCTGGCGGAAACGACGGAGACCCACGGCGTCCTGGGATGGCCGACGGGGCAGGTCGATCCCCGCTATTTCCTGCGCGATACGCCGCTGACCCGCGCATCGGACGGGATTCGCGCTCTGGCGATGTCCGTGGCGGAGCAAGGATCGCCGTTGGATCGGCTTCACGCCCTTTCGGCATCGGTGCGGCAGGCGGTGAGCTATCGCGCCGGCGTTACATCGACGGAAACCAGCGCGGCCGAAGCGTTCGCCCTGGGCGCGGGCGTGTGCCAGGACCATGCGCAGATATTCATCGCGGGCGCGCGGACGCTCGGGATGCCCGCGCGTTACGTGTCGGGCTATCTGCTGGCGGAGGAGGGGGATGCGCTGCACGAAACCCATGGCTGGGCCGAAGCGCTGGTGCCCGATCTTGGCTGGGTCGGGTTCGATCCGTCCAATCAGGTCTGCGTCACCGACCGCTATCTGCGCGTGGCGTCGGGGCTGGACGCGGACGCCGCCGCGCCGATCCGTGGGTCCGTCACGCTGACGGGCGATATGTGGATTGACGCGGACGTCCGGATCGCGCAGGCGGAGGAAGGGCTGGAGGAGCGGCAGTTGCAGCAACAGCAGCAGCAAGGTGCCCCGTCGTCCATGCCGGAAAGATAG
- a CDS encoding GNAT family N-acetyltransferase, whose product MAVAREYRSFAEVRPALAGRLDRAATPCLFDRIDWFESLHGHCFADRPPHVLRVTEEDAELWLFLLPSDTRRLSALANWYSFLWRPIFLSAPALPLQAALLEAAALHLLADHAQIDFYPVQGEAEQMLAAFRRAGWFAVRRPMGGRHVLDVKGRDFAAYWAQRPGRLRNQVRRKGRGAPFAIDISKRLTDALWDDYQHVHARSWKDAEPGLSFLRALAERESVAGTLRMGFARRDGMPVATQLWTVENGVALIHKLSHDRAFDHGSPGTLLSHAMFAHAIDADHVATIDYGTGDNAYKRDWMDERATLHRIDCFNPRHASTWIPAARTAISALVG is encoded by the coding sequence TTGGCGGTCGCAAGGGAATATCGGAGCTTCGCGGAGGTGCGGCCCGCACTGGCCGGGCGGCTCGATCGCGCCGCGACGCCCTGCCTGTTCGACCGGATCGACTGGTTCGAATCGCTCCATGGCCATTGTTTTGCGGATCGGCCCCCGCATGTGCTGCGGGTGACGGAGGAGGATGCGGAGCTTTGGCTGTTCCTGCTGCCGTCCGATACGCGCCGCCTTTCGGCCCTGGCGAACTGGTATAGTTTCCTTTGGAGACCGATCTTCCTGAGCGCGCCCGCTCTCCCGTTGCAGGCGGCATTGCTGGAGGCGGCGGCGCTTCATCTCCTCGCCGATCATGCCCAGATCGATTTCTACCCGGTGCAGGGCGAAGCCGAACAGATGCTGGCCGCCTTCCGCCGTGCCGGATGGTTCGCGGTGCGCCGCCCGATGGGTGGGCGGCATGTGCTGGACGTGAAAGGGCGCGATTTCGCGGCCTATTGGGCGCAGCGCCCGGGGCGGCTGCGCAACCAGGTGCGGCGCAAGGGCCGTGGCGCGCCCTTCGCCATCGACATATCCAAGCGCCTGACCGACGCCTTGTGGGACGATTATCAGCATGTCCATGCCCGCAGCTGGAAGGACGCGGAGCCGGGCCTTTCCTTCCTGCGGGCCTTGGCCGAGCGGGAAAGCGTGGCGGGCACGTTGCGGATGGGCTTTGCGCGGCGGGACGGGATGCCGGTGGCGACGCAACTGTGGACGGTGGAGAATGGCGTCGCGCTGATCCACAAACTCTCTCACGACCGGGCTTTCGACCATGGCTCGCCCGGCACCTTGCTCAGCCACGCGATGTTCGCCCATGCGATCGACGCGGACCACGTGGCGACGATCGATTATGGCACGGGCGACAATGCCTATAAGCGGGACTGGATGGACGAACGGGCGACGCTGCACCGCATCGACTGCTTCAACCCGCGCCATGCCTCCACCTGGATTCCGGCGGCGCGCACCGCGATTTCCGCGCTTGTCGGATAG
- a CDS encoding acyl carrier protein: protein MQAEDSQPVDRMDEVENLTRALLRDVLGLTQERVDAFEADTPLFGALPELDSMAVAGLLTEMEDRFQILIDDEDIDGDTFETFGTLVSFARMKVGG, encoded by the coding sequence ATGCAGGCAGAAGATTCTCAGCCGGTCGACCGGATGGACGAAGTGGAGAACCTGACGCGCGCGCTGTTGCGCGACGTTCTGGGCCTGACGCAGGAAAGGGTCGATGCGTTCGAGGCGGACACGCCGCTTTTCGGAGCGCTGCCGGAACTGGATTCCATGGCCGTCGCTGGCCTGCTCACCGAAATGGAGGATCGCTTCCAGATCCTGATCGACGACGAGGATATCGACGGCGACACGTTCGAGACTTTCGGCACGCTGGTGTCCTTCGCGCGGATGAAGGTCGGCGGATAG